Proteins from a genomic interval of Amycolatopsis sp. cg13:
- a CDS encoding SUKH-3 domain-containing protein: protein MKEFSPEVVEALEAAGWHRGRQVDVEGWRAGLAGEGLRMPDAAAEFLASFGGLKFDLKGRGITRGKEPFDLDPLVAAGEEGRFVDWGREIGRALFPIGELDGGHFFLAIDEEGEIYCLADRLGSFGRGVEGLEGLILGVMPEWRDAADC, encoded by the coding sequence GTGAAGGAGTTCTCGCCGGAGGTTGTGGAGGCCCTTGAGGCGGCGGGGTGGCACCGGGGACGCCAGGTCGACGTCGAAGGCTGGCGTGCGGGCCTGGCGGGCGAAGGGCTCCGCATGCCTGATGCGGCCGCGGAGTTCCTTGCTTCGTTCGGCGGCCTGAAATTCGACCTCAAGGGTCGGGGGATAACGCGCGGAAAAGAACCGTTCGACTTGGATCCGTTGGTGGCTGCGGGAGAGGAGGGGCGGTTTGTCGACTGGGGCCGCGAGATCGGTCGGGCTCTTTTCCCGATCGGCGAGCTTGATGGCGGGCATTTCTTTCTCGCGATCGACGAGGAAGGCGAAATCTACTGTTTGGCGGATCGGCTCGGCTCGTTCGGTCGGGGCGTCGAAGGATTGGAAGGCTTGATCCTGGGGGTCATGCCAGAATGGCGGGACGCGGCTGACTGCTGA
- a CDS encoding aldo/keto reductase — protein MTSKTPTVALGTWAWGDSGEPGDGYFGSQLTASGLREVVRTAQPHGFTLWDTAVVYGMGRSETVLAQALKGYARSEYQLSTKFTPQIAGDGDDPVTDMLEQSLARLGTDYVDLYWIHNPADVARWTPLLIPLLQSGRIKHVGVSNHNLQEIALADQILGEAGFRVEAVQNHYSLLYRNSERAGILEHCRENDVRFFSYLVLEQGALTGRYSPSRPLPEGSSRAAVYNKILPQLQALTDRMGAIGAARGASAADVATAWAIAKGTTPIIGITKAAYLDGLVRAHDIALAEEEIAELESLADAANVDTRGSWEHDM, from the coding sequence ATGACGAGCAAGACGCCGACGGTGGCGCTGGGCACGTGGGCCTGGGGAGACAGCGGCGAGCCGGGCGACGGCTATTTCGGTAGCCAGCTGACCGCGTCCGGCCTGCGAGAGGTTGTTAGGACGGCGCAACCGCACGGGTTCACCCTGTGGGACACCGCCGTGGTGTACGGCATGGGCCGCTCGGAGACGGTCCTCGCTCAGGCGCTGAAAGGCTATGCCCGCAGCGAGTACCAGCTGTCGACGAAGTTCACCCCGCAGATCGCGGGCGACGGCGACGATCCGGTCACGGACATGCTGGAGCAGAGCCTCGCCCGATTGGGCACGGACTATGTGGACCTGTACTGGATCCACAACCCGGCCGACGTAGCCCGCTGGACGCCGCTGCTGATTCCGCTGCTGCAGAGCGGCCGGATCAAGCACGTCGGCGTTTCGAACCACAACCTGCAGGAAATCGCTCTCGCCGATCAGATCCTCGGCGAGGCAGGTTTCCGGGTGGAGGCGGTTCAGAACCACTACAGCCTGCTGTACCGGAATTCCGAGCGCGCGGGCATCCTTGAGCATTGTCGCGAGAACGATGTGCGGTTCTTTTCCTACCTGGTCCTCGAACAAGGCGCGCTGACCGGCAGGTACAGCCCGTCCCGTCCGTTGCCGGAAGGCAGCAGCCGGGCGGCCGTGTACAACAAGATCCTTCCCCAGTTGCAGGCGCTGACGGACAGAATGGGAGCGATCGGCGCGGCTCGAGGCGCGTCCGCCGCCGACGTCGCCACCGCCTGGGCCATCGCGAAGGGGACCACCCCGATCATCGGGATCACAAAGGCGGCCTACCTGGACGGGTTGGTCCGCGCTCACGACATCGCGCTAGCTGAAGAGGAGATCGCGGAACTGGAGTCACTGGCGGACGCCGCGAACGTCGACACGCGCGGCAGCTGGGAGCACGATATGTAG
- a CDS encoding helix-turn-helix transcriptional regulator has protein sequence MDQQPGNRGEIRHFLASRRAKITPAQAGLPTSTRRRVAGLRREEVAVLAGVSTEWYTRLEKGHIGGVSEAVLDAVARALRLDDDERTYLFDLARSSRPASRTPSRRRDVEVPPQVRWLLDSMTVSSAFVRNGRTDVVASNPLARALYAPMFGSTTVDERGRPNLARYIFLDPSAHYFFVDWDAACDATAALLRAEAGREPHDRALRELIGELCTLSPEFRSLWAAHDVLIRHDGVKRLRHPEVGRLELTFQSLDLPLPGRAVHDLITYTAEPGTESEDRLKLLASWAATRSPATEPARPSPRPEPR, from the coding sequence ATGGACCAGCAGCCCGGAAACCGCGGCGAGATCCGGCACTTCCTTGCCAGCCGGCGCGCCAAGATCACCCCGGCGCAGGCGGGACTGCCGACCAGCACCCGTCGCCGGGTCGCTGGGCTGCGGCGGGAGGAGGTCGCCGTCCTGGCCGGGGTGAGCACCGAGTGGTACACGCGGCTGGAGAAGGGCCACATCGGCGGCGTGTCCGAAGCCGTCCTCGACGCAGTCGCCCGCGCCCTGCGGCTGGACGACGACGAACGCACCTACCTGTTCGACCTGGCCCGGTCATCGCGGCCGGCGAGCCGCACGCCGTCGCGTCGCCGGGACGTCGAGGTCCCGCCCCAGGTCCGGTGGCTGCTCGACTCCATGACGGTGTCCTCGGCGTTCGTCCGCAACGGCCGCACGGACGTCGTCGCGAGCAACCCCCTGGCCCGAGCCCTGTACGCGCCGATGTTCGGCAGCACCACCGTCGACGAGCGCGGCCGTCCCAACCTCGCCCGCTACATCTTCCTCGACCCCAGCGCTCATTACTTCTTCGTCGACTGGGACGCCGCCTGCGACGCCACCGCTGCCCTCCTGCGCGCCGAGGCCGGGCGAGAACCCCACGACCGGGCGCTGCGCGAACTCATCGGCGAGCTGTGCACCCTCAGTCCGGAGTTCCGCAGCCTCTGGGCCGCACACGACGTCCTGATCCGCCACGACGGCGTCAAACGGCTCCGACACCCCGAAGTCGGCCGCTTGGAACTGACCTTCCAGTCCTTAGACCTGCCCTTGCCCGGCCGAGCCGTGCACGATCTGATCACCTACACCGCCGAACCCGGCACCGAATCGGAGGACCGGCTCAAACTCCTCGCCAGCTGGGCAGCCACGCGATCCCCGGCGACAGAGCCCGCCCGCCCCTCTCCTCGGCCCGAACCGCGCTGA
- a CDS encoding DUF2079 domain-containing protein, with protein MTALASPAAAVPVVRRPRAGIVALAAFAAVPAMLALWTALRAPRGHVLLDYWHVLAKITDDRGHLLLGQVFTYHLDQPFVLPSLLFYADAAWFGGDNRVLTVLTVALVAGIGTCLYSMLPRSLSPQRKAALAAGMSWLLFSSHLAEIWLQGTNGISWIPAVFFTVLAAAQAHRGRLWTAAAAALLASLSFGAGLPAFFVVAAIFLLRHENRAKTIAMTAAGTIVVAGWLLTKPSGTQSLATTALDPDGRLSAAAAALGSLWSGDQAVIAVLAGALTTALLTACAIAAKSDARAAGWIGIAGYAVALAVLVALGRTSNLAPGGNIGLISRYAIVSTLAVSALLALATLVRPQWPLTTVVIGICAISLTTHAIGGTKADLTRRGYAPLALAPIALRTETTSVLDQLHIQSQVIPAARALGTYPFNPRFTLGCHGPELGTTINPNTATDLPTAHGAITSTGSALITGWTDLHPDCVLVTDSANIVTGGGIVGLPSPAPGIPDGNAWQATARPGTGPVTVYAVLGGRFYRLHESAPSPN; from the coding sequence TTGACCGCGCTCGCTTCCCCCGCCGCCGCCGTCCCCGTCGTCCGAAGACCCCGCGCCGGGATCGTCGCGCTGGCCGCCTTCGCCGCAGTACCCGCCATGCTGGCGTTATGGACCGCCCTGCGCGCGCCGCGCGGTCACGTGCTGCTCGACTATTGGCACGTCCTGGCGAAAATCACCGACGACCGCGGACATCTCCTGCTGGGCCAGGTGTTCACCTACCACCTCGACCAGCCCTTCGTCCTCCCCTCGCTGCTCTTCTACGCCGACGCCGCCTGGTTCGGCGGAGACAACCGCGTCCTGACCGTCCTCACGGTGGCGTTGGTCGCCGGGATCGGCACGTGCCTGTACTCGATGCTCCCCCGCTCCCTGTCCCCGCAGCGGAAAGCAGCGCTCGCGGCCGGGATGTCGTGGCTGCTGTTCTCCTCGCACCTGGCCGAGATCTGGCTGCAAGGCACCAACGGCATCAGCTGGATCCCCGCCGTCTTCTTCACCGTCCTCGCCGCCGCCCAAGCCCACCGCGGCCGCCTGTGGACCGCCGCAGCCGCAGCATTGCTCGCCAGCCTCAGCTTCGGTGCCGGACTGCCCGCGTTCTTCGTCGTCGCCGCGATCTTCCTGCTCCGCCACGAAAACCGGGCCAAAACGATCGCCATGACCGCCGCCGGAACGATCGTCGTCGCCGGTTGGCTGCTCACCAAACCCAGCGGCACCCAATCACTGGCCACCACCGCACTCGACCCCGACGGCCGCCTCTCCGCCGCCGCAGCCGCGCTCGGCAGCCTCTGGTCCGGAGACCAAGCCGTCATCGCCGTCCTCGCCGGAGCCCTCACCACGGCACTCCTCACCGCCTGCGCCATCGCCGCGAAGAGCGACGCGCGTGCCGCGGGATGGATCGGGATCGCCGGATATGCCGTCGCGCTCGCGGTGCTTGTCGCATTGGGCCGCACCAGCAACCTGGCTCCCGGCGGGAACATCGGGCTGATCAGCCGCTACGCCATCGTCAGCACCCTCGCGGTGAGCGCACTCCTCGCCCTCGCGACGCTCGTCCGTCCACAATGGCCGCTCACTACGGTCGTCATCGGCATCTGCGCCATCTCCCTGACCACCCACGCCATCGGCGGCACCAAAGCCGACCTCACCCGCCGCGGCTACGCCCCGCTCGCCCTCGCCCCCATCGCCCTGCGCACCGAAACCACCAGCGTCCTCGACCAACTCCACATCCAAAGCCAAGTCATCCCCGCCGCCCGCGCACTCGGCACCTACCCCTTCAACCCCCGCTTCACCCTCGGCTGCCACGGACCCGAACTCGGCACCACCATCAACCCCAACACCGCCACCGACCTCCCCACCGCCCACGGTGCCATCACATCCACCGGCAGCGCGCTCATCACCGGATGGACCGACCTGCACCCCGACTGCGTCCTGGTCACCGACTCCGCCAACATCGTCACCGGAGGCGGCATCGTCGGGCTTCCCTCCCCCGCACCGGGAATTCCGGACGGCAACGCCTGGCAAGCCACTGCACGCCCCGGCACCGGACCGGTCACCGTCTACGCAGTACTCGGCGGCCGCTTCTACCGTCTGCACGAATCCGCTCCTAGCCCGAACTGA
- a CDS encoding AAA family ATPase — MVVGQADHVMWGIHNDQLDIDPVADGAVRIGWDGTGDLSDVASSRDAFKQRLAETMPEIEPKTIAGSAGTLYRFVHEIKIGDIIVTPNRLKRTLNIGRVSGQYEFHPSSPVHRHWRPVDWLSVDVPRDELSESAQNELSSLITLFKITTGREEIEQVIAKPSTAEADFAWTAFYPELADRILEYATDREALLEKVWSVAESSGFPHLFKYLKGDRRLDGSYGPLRDVDPFTVLTCFNRGIKNDARAAIAAAFRAEFGVGAKAPAQFSGIPIANNLKSWFIRWEVDRGPHDIDALWQLAAAAVAYAKSADEATREDLVSAFDECATGQTRLLTMGLYWIRPDSFAAYDSLNGNLIKKNLPELAAQLSLGAKITGEQFLSNTEAVQAWLSSGAAPYDRICALSYAAFIDSLEPVEESEAAASPSVPDAPLAKPAEIVEEPGDPYDVASIRDDGCFLAEDELQPMLERLRSKKNLVLQGPPGTGKTWLARRLAWALCGERDTDRVQILQFHPSLAYEDFVRGWRPSTSTAGGGLRLEDGPFLEMCRQAADDSNHDYVLVVEEINRGNPAQVLGELLTLLEVDKRHRSSAMRLAYPRSPDERFFVPPNLHLIGTMNVADRSLAMVDMALRRRFAFIELRPRLGADWVEYVSQLGYEPKLLETYGRRVDELNEQISADSALGRQYCVGHSYFTPAVRLEATGLDTKAWWQRVVETDVRLLLEEYWFDRSHLAEEACKKLLGE, encoded by the coding sequence ATGGTCGTCGGACAGGCGGATCACGTCATGTGGGGCATCCACAACGACCAGCTGGACATCGATCCGGTCGCTGACGGCGCGGTCCGCATCGGCTGGGACGGCACCGGCGACCTCTCGGACGTCGCGTCGTCCCGCGACGCATTCAAACAGCGTCTTGCCGAGACCATGCCGGAGATCGAGCCCAAAACCATCGCTGGGTCGGCCGGCACGCTCTACCGCTTCGTCCACGAGATCAAAATCGGCGACATCATCGTTACGCCGAACCGCTTGAAGCGGACCCTCAACATCGGACGGGTCAGCGGCCAGTACGAATTCCACCCGTCCTCGCCGGTCCACCGGCACTGGCGGCCGGTCGACTGGCTGAGCGTCGACGTGCCCCGTGACGAGCTGTCCGAATCCGCGCAGAACGAGCTCAGCTCGCTGATCACCCTTTTCAAGATCACCACCGGCCGCGAAGAGATCGAACAGGTCATCGCCAAGCCGTCCACCGCGGAAGCCGACTTCGCCTGGACCGCGTTCTACCCCGAGCTGGCCGACCGGATCCTGGAGTACGCGACCGACCGCGAAGCCCTGCTGGAGAAGGTCTGGTCCGTCGCCGAATCCTCTGGTTTTCCGCACCTGTTCAAATACCTCAAGGGCGACCGTCGTCTCGACGGCAGCTACGGGCCCCTTCGCGACGTCGATCCGTTCACTGTCCTCACCTGCTTCAACCGCGGCATCAAGAATGACGCGCGCGCGGCCATCGCCGCAGCCTTCCGCGCCGAGTTCGGAGTCGGTGCGAAGGCGCCTGCCCAGTTCTCCGGCATCCCGATCGCCAACAATCTGAAGTCGTGGTTCATCCGCTGGGAGGTCGACCGCGGCCCGCATGACATCGACGCTCTTTGGCAGCTGGCGGCCGCCGCCGTCGCGTACGCCAAGAGCGCCGACGAAGCTACTCGCGAGGACCTCGTCAGCGCTTTCGACGAGTGCGCCACCGGTCAGACCCGGCTCCTCACCATGGGGCTGTACTGGATCCGGCCGGACTCATTCGCGGCCTACGACAGCCTCAACGGCAACCTCATCAAGAAGAACCTGCCCGAGCTCGCGGCTCAACTTTCTCTCGGCGCGAAGATCACCGGCGAACAGTTCCTCTCCAACACTGAGGCGGTTCAGGCTTGGCTGTCGTCCGGCGCGGCGCCCTACGACAGGATCTGCGCTCTGTCCTACGCCGCCTTTATTGATTCGCTCGAGCCGGTGGAGGAGTCCGAAGCCGCCGCGTCGCCGAGCGTCCCCGACGCGCCGCTCGCGAAGCCGGCGGAGATCGTCGAAGAGCCAGGCGATCCGTACGACGTCGCGTCCATCCGTGACGACGGGTGCTTCCTCGCGGAGGACGAACTCCAGCCGATGCTCGAGCGGCTCCGTTCGAAGAAAAACCTCGTCCTCCAAGGCCCTCCCGGCACCGGCAAGACCTGGCTCGCGCGCAGACTGGCCTGGGCGCTGTGCGGCGAACGCGATACTGATCGTGTTCAAATCCTCCAGTTCCACCCTTCGCTCGCCTACGAGGACTTCGTGCGTGGCTGGCGTCCTTCCACCAGCACCGCCGGCGGCGGGCTCAGGCTGGAGGACGGTCCGTTCCTGGAAATGTGCCGGCAGGCCGCCGACGACTCGAACCACGACTACGTGCTCGTCGTCGAAGAGATCAACCGCGGCAACCCCGCCCAGGTTCTCGGCGAGCTTCTGACCTTGCTCGAGGTCGACAAACGCCATCGGAGCTCCGCCATGCGGCTCGCCTATCCCCGGAGCCCGGACGAGCGCTTCTTCGTCCCGCCCAACCTGCACCTGATCGGCACCATGAACGTCGCCGACCGGTCGCTCGCGATGGTCGACATGGCGCTGCGACGACGGTTCGCTTTCATCGAACTCCGCCCGCGCCTCGGGGCGGACTGGGTCGAGTACGTCAGCCAGCTGGGCTACGAGCCGAAGCTGCTCGAGACGTACGGTCGCCGCGTCGACGAGCTCAACGAGCAGATCAGCGCCGACAGCGCACTCGGCCGTCAGTACTGCGTCGGCCACTCTTACTTCACCCCAGCCGTACGGCTCGAAGCGACAGGGCTGGATACCAAGGCGTGGTGGCAACGAGTCGTCGAGACGGATGTCCGGCTGCTGCTCGAGGAATACTGGTTCGATCGCAGCCACCTTGCGGAAGAAGCCTGCAAGAAGCTCCTCGGCGAGTAA
- a CDS encoding pre-toxin TG domain-containing protein: MRFRAQAARRGGVIGVVVAIVAMLVAMPAQASGLCDRHPELAACKAADRAKAALVVGKAVARTQLGALVLGHLRQGIGQVAGHALSEAARTLDEVGKAIDAGDISRAGQALDQFSEDSLQQLRDTVVATRIVVKSLPELAAIAKTAIAQFNALPDLDIHIDLAALEANNRGLAATAAGIAQASAQLDYSAAQIRTAMAQADRDFAGAKRDLAAANAILAEANRTLDKFTSTPWMPVGGLSLKGIKFNFDEAFGHPTHSGSLNPDVAAVLSAVTDFVPGVGSIKSAVEAIAGKDAFTQQELDGFERALYGMAAVPIAGGALKKLVAVERAAKVSRGIELAAKNGAKDWRISFDALPQGKNSGVKTVSNTTELRTLFDHWTAGTERLPSRGDKIPDVFKLQDGTTIQWRLTSKTSGETIDIATADGKRLKVHLDV; this comes from the coding sequence GTGCGTTTCCGTGCTCAGGCCGCGCGCCGAGGGGGCGTCATCGGCGTCGTCGTCGCGATCGTCGCTATGCTCGTGGCGATGCCCGCCCAGGCGTCCGGTCTCTGCGACCGGCATCCGGAGCTGGCGGCGTGCAAAGCCGCTGACCGGGCCAAAGCGGCGCTTGTGGTGGGCAAGGCGGTCGCCCGCACCCAGCTGGGCGCCCTGGTTCTCGGCCACCTGCGCCAGGGCATCGGCCAGGTCGCGGGCCACGCGCTCAGCGAAGCCGCCCGGACTTTGGACGAGGTCGGCAAAGCGATCGACGCCGGAGACATTTCCCGGGCTGGCCAGGCACTCGATCAGTTCAGCGAGGATTCGCTGCAGCAATTGCGCGACACTGTCGTCGCGACAAGGATCGTGGTGAAGTCGCTCCCCGAACTGGCCGCGATCGCCAAAACGGCCATCGCGCAGTTCAACGCGCTTCCGGATCTGGACATCCACATCGACCTCGCCGCGCTGGAAGCCAACAATCGCGGACTCGCGGCCACCGCGGCCGGCATCGCGCAGGCCTCGGCTCAGCTGGACTACAGCGCTGCCCAGATCCGCACCGCCATGGCACAAGCCGACCGCGATTTCGCCGGGGCCAAGCGTGATCTGGCCGCGGCGAACGCGATCCTGGCCGAGGCGAACCGGACCCTGGACAAGTTCACGTCCACGCCGTGGATGCCGGTGGGCGGGTTGTCGCTGAAGGGCATCAAGTTCAACTTCGACGAGGCCTTCGGTCACCCCACCCATTCCGGTTCGCTCAACCCGGACGTCGCGGCGGTCCTGTCGGCCGTGACGGACTTCGTTCCCGGGGTCGGCAGCATCAAGAGCGCGGTCGAGGCAATCGCCGGGAAGGACGCGTTCACCCAGCAGGAACTCGATGGTTTCGAACGTGCCCTCTACGGCATGGCCGCCGTCCCGATCGCCGGCGGCGCCCTCAAGAAACTCGTCGCCGTCGAACGAGCGGCGAAGGTCTCCCGCGGGATCGAGCTCGCGGCGAAGAACGGTGCCAAGGACTGGCGCATTTCATTCGACGCGCTGCCCCAGGGCAAGAACAGCGGCGTGAAAACCGTGTCGAACACGACCGAACTGCGGACCCTGTTCGACCACTGGACGGCGGGCACCGAGCGGCTTCCGTCGCGGGGAGACAAGATTCCCGACGTGTTCAAACTGCAAGACGGCACGACGATCCAATGGCGTCTGACGTCCAAGACGAGCGGTGAAACAATCGACATCGCGACGGCGGACGGCAAGAGGTTGAAGGTGCATCTCGATGTATGA
- a CDS encoding polymorphic toxin-type HINT domain-containing protein: MEAVEVKVGDRVANSKPGKAGLETHPVDRVIVTETDHDFVDLKVKPSRIRRAATRVAAGLALAAAVVTGGRLPASAAPATYHHPFYDVTRGAFVEAIDLHAGDRLQTADGGEATVEEVTQYHSTEVTYDLTIDELHAYYVFAGDIPVLVHNCGDALSAARALADRASSLSNRIRPAVAEAIESPDGHVIANTSQRGGASPELHEDVQSVLDDIPADARGGGYGRCGLAMCLSEALGNGLDPTGWKVAAVKIRASTGHPGHGEGIGPCLSCVPLVEQYNLDFVTGGRN, encoded by the coding sequence GTGGAGGCGGTAGAGGTTAAGGTCGGAGATCGGGTCGCGAACTCGAAGCCGGGCAAGGCGGGCTTGGAGACGCACCCGGTCGACCGGGTGATCGTGACGGAGACGGACCACGATTTCGTGGACCTGAAGGTGAAACCGAGCCGAATCCGCCGCGCGGCAACCCGGGTGGCAGCAGGCCTGGCGCTCGCGGCGGCCGTGGTGACCGGTGGCAGGCTTCCGGCTTCGGCGGCTCCGGCGACGTATCACCACCCGTTCTACGACGTCACGCGCGGTGCGTTTGTCGAGGCCATCGATCTGCATGCGGGCGACCGTCTGCAGACAGCCGACGGTGGCGAGGCGACTGTCGAGGAGGTGACGCAGTACCACTCGACGGAGGTCACGTACGACCTCACGATCGACGAGCTGCACGCGTACTACGTTTTTGCTGGCGATATCCCGGTCCTCGTCCACAACTGCGGTGATGCTCTTTCGGCAGCCAGGGCTCTGGCCGACCGGGCCAGTTCGTTGTCCAACCGGATCAGGCCGGCGGTTGCGGAGGCGATCGAGTCGCCGGACGGCCACGTGATCGCGAATACCAGCCAGCGGGGCGGGGCATCTCCCGAACTGCACGAGGACGTGCAATCGGTGCTCGACGACATTCCGGCGGACGCACGTGGCGGCGGGTACGGTCGATGCGGTCTCGCGATGTGTTTGTCCGAGGCGCTCGGCAATGGCCTTGATCCCACGGGCTGGAAAGTGGCTGCGGTTAAGATCAGGGCGTCGACGGGGCATCCGGGGCACGGTGAGGGCATCGGTCCATGCCTGAGCTGCGTACCCCTGGTCGAGCAATACAACCTGGATTTCGTTACTGGCGGAAGGAATTAG
- a CDS encoding 5-methylcytosine-specific restriction endonuclease system specificity protein McrC, whose translation MQIPIRNLWLLQFFASELFRTNGHRAVSPEDAPDDLPDLVARILADEAAQRLHRGLSVGFRPITRNERRVKGRINQLTTERHQLLNRGQVNCTYDEIVTDIPSNRLVRAALERAAILVPGEPRYRSLARQMEAGGVRGPCPRLAEVPHLRQQRLLQRDRTMLAAAELLLTLAIPTTETGDRYLPLPADDDGYLRTLFEHAAYAIYRHRLTPDGWKVKHGPIQQWDISQLSGGMRAVLPSMKLDIVLQHPNPDDNGPRRIVIDTKFTSVTKAGYYREATLKSEYLYQIYAYLMSQAAAEGACPSEGLMLHPVVDGHFDEEVVIQGRRIRFATVDLAASGRRIVDEFLLALSPRPAETRPVL comes from the coding sequence GTGCAGATTCCGATCCGCAACCTATGGCTGCTGCAGTTCTTCGCCTCGGAGCTGTTCCGCACCAACGGCCACCGAGCTGTCTCCCCGGAAGACGCTCCGGACGACCTGCCCGACCTCGTCGCCCGCATCCTCGCCGACGAGGCGGCGCAGCGCTTGCACCGCGGACTCTCCGTCGGCTTCCGGCCGATCACCCGCAACGAACGCCGGGTCAAGGGACGGATCAACCAGCTCACCACCGAGCGCCACCAGCTGCTCAACCGCGGCCAGGTGAACTGCACCTACGATGAGATCGTCACGGACATCCCTTCGAACCGGCTCGTCCGAGCGGCTCTCGAACGAGCAGCGATCCTGGTCCCGGGAGAACCGCGATATCGCTCGCTCGCACGGCAAATGGAGGCCGGGGGCGTTCGCGGACCATGCCCGCGGCTCGCGGAGGTTCCGCACCTGCGGCAACAGCGGCTTCTTCAGCGGGATCGCACGATGCTCGCCGCAGCCGAACTGCTCCTGACCCTCGCGATCCCGACGACCGAGACGGGCGATCGATACCTGCCGCTGCCAGCGGACGACGACGGCTACCTGCGAACGTTGTTCGAGCACGCCGCCTACGCCATTTACCGACATCGCCTCACCCCGGACGGCTGGAAGGTGAAGCACGGGCCCATACAGCAATGGGACATCTCGCAGCTCTCCGGCGGCATGCGCGCGGTGCTCCCCAGCATGAAGCTCGACATCGTGCTCCAACACCCGAACCCCGATGACAACGGACCGCGCCGGATTGTCATCGACACCAAGTTCACGTCCGTGACGAAGGCAGGCTACTACCGGGAAGCCACGCTCAAGAGCGAATACCTCTACCAGATCTACGCCTATCTGATGTCCCAGGCCGCAGCCGAAGGAGCCTGCCCGTCCGAAGGGCTCATGCTGCACCCGGTAGTCGACGGCCACTTCGATGAGGAAGTCGTCATTCAAGGCCGACGGATCCGATTCGCGACAGTCGACCTCGCTGCGTCGGGGCGGCGCATCGTGGACGAGTTCCTTTTGGCCTTGTCGCCTCGGCCGGCGGAGACGCGACCCGTGCTATAG